In Pyrus communis chromosome 1, drPyrComm1.1, whole genome shotgun sequence, the following are encoded in one genomic region:
- the LOC137733235 gene encoding protein DOWNSTREAM OF FLC-like, producing the protein MTMSRVVVLLALCMLLGLVSAGTLGNPFHVQGRVYCDTCQCGFETTATNYIPGARVRIECKDRNTLQLAYSVEGETDSTGTYNILIEEDHEDQICESVLVSSPISDCKSADPGRSRANVVVTRYNGVVKDKRYANNMGFFKDEPLAGCEKILEQYKNYDQQ; encoded by the exons ATGACCATGTCTAGGGTGGTGGTCTTGTTGGCTCTCTGCATGCTTCTGGGGCTTGTTAGCGCAGGCACGTTGGGCAATCCCTTCCACGTTCAAGGTCGCGTCTACTGTGACACTTGCCAATGCGGTTTTGAGACGACTGCCACGAATTATATTCCTG GTGCAAGGGTGAGAATTGAGTGCAAAGACAGGAACACCTTGCAGCTTGCATACAGCGTGGAGGGAGAGACTGACTCGACTGGAACATACAACATTTTGATTGAAGAGGACCATGAAGACCAAATTTGTGAGTCTGTCCTTGTTAGCAGTCCTATAAGTGACTGTAAATCGGCAGACCCTGGACGCAGCCGTGCGAACGTTGTAGTCACCCGTTACAACGGTGTGGTTAAGGACAAGCGTTATGCAAATAACATGGGCTTCTTCAAGGACGAGCCATTGGCTGGTTGTGAAAAAATCCTCGAGCAATACAAGAACTACGATCAGCAGTAA